The Thermomonospora curvata DSM 43183 DNA segment TCATGGCCGGCCCGGCGAACATGATCAGCAGCTTCTGCCACCACTTCTTGGCGTAGAAGACCCGGTTCTCATCGCCCGGCCCGACCTCCTCCAGCGCCGCGCCGCGGGCGGAGTCGATCAGCCCCTGGAACGGTCCGGTGCGCATGGAGCGCACCCGGATGGTCCCGTCCGGCCCGACGACGTCGCCCTTGCGGGGCGGCAGCATGCCGATCATCCGGATGTAGCCGCCGAGGGGCAGCCACTTGATCCCGTACTCGGTCTCCCCCTTGCGGACCGACCACAAAGTGGGCCCGAACCCGACCATGAACTGGGTGGTGCGGACGCCGAAGAGCTTGGCGAAACTGAAGTGCCCCAGTTCGTGCAGCGCGATCGACAGCATGAGCAGCAAGAAGAACAGCAAGGCGCCGCCCAGCACGATCAGCGATTCCATGTGCCCTCCGGGTTATCCGCAATGGGGACAAGCGTATGTCATGTCATACGGACGAACCCCCTGGCGAGATGCCCGCTTCCGGCCGCCCTCATGGGCGCCGCGGCGACCGTCCTGCATGCGACGGGGGTGGGGAAACCCGCCGGGAAGGCCGCGCGGAGAACTCAGGTGAGGAAACCGCGCAGCAGGGCGGCGGTGCCCTCCAGGTGCTCGACGACCGCGATCCGGGCCGCCTCCGGGTCGCCCTCCAAGATCGCCGCCACGATGGCCTCGTGCTGCTGGGCCGAGTGCTCGATGTTGCGCTTGAGCACCGGGATGGCGTTCAGCAGGTCGGTGACCCGCATCCGGGCGTCGGCGCAGGCGGCCGACAGCAGGGTGGAGCCGGTCAGCTCGGCGATGGTGAGGTGGAAGCGGGCGTCCAGCCGCCGGTAGTCGGCCTCGTCGGCGTTGTTGGCCTCCTCCAGCGCCCGCCGCAGCCGGGCCGTCTGCGTCTCGTTCAGCCGCATGTCGGCCAGCAGCTGGGCGGCGCCGGTCTCGACCGCCATCCGGTAGGTGAGGGCGTCGGTGAGCTTTTCGACCTGCCCCTCGGCGACGCGGGCCAGATCCCCGCTCTGCGGACGGGGCGTGCGGTAGATCACGAAGGTGCCGCCGGAACGGCCCCGGCGGGACTCCACATACCCCTCCTGCTGGAGCGCGCGGATCGCCTCCCGGAGGGTGACGCGGCTGACGCCGAGCCGGGGCGCCAGCTCCCGCTCCGGGGGCAGCCGCTCGCCGTGCGCCACCACTCCGAGCTTGATGATCTGCAAAAGCCGCTCGACGGTCTCTTCGAAGGCGTTGCCGGCCCGGACGGGGCGGAGCACCGCGGCGAGCGGGTCGCTGGGAGGCTCCTGCGGCGAACCGTGTGCCTGATCGTCGATCTCGCTCAGCATTACCGCCCTTCGGTGCTGGTTGAGGCCGTCCGGGGCAACGTTACCGCTCGATCGGCCGCTCGCCCATCGTCGCCGCTCCCGCCCGGGCCCGCCGCCGCGCGCGGCGGCGGCTACCCTGGCCCGCGTGGCGGTGCAGATCGCGGTGTGCGGGCCGGGCGAGTGCTCGCCGCGGGAGGAGCGGTGGGCCCGCCAGGTGGGCCGGCTGCTGGCCGAACGGGGCGCGGTGGTGCTGTGCGGCGGCTACGGCGGGGTGATGGCGGCGGCCGCCGCCGGGGCGCGCGCGGCCGGCGGCACGGTGGTGGGTCTGCTGTCGGGCGCCGACCGGCAAGGCGCCTGCCCGGATCTGACGGTGGTGGTCCCCACCGGGCTGGGGCAGGCCCGCAACGCGGTGCTCGTCAACTCCGCCGACGCGGTGATCGTGGTGGGCGGTTCGTGGGGGACGCTGTCGGAGCTGGCCCACGCCATGCGGCGCGGCACCCCGGTCGTGGCGCTGGGCGGCTGGCGGGTGATCGACGCCGCGGGCGGCCCGGTGCCGGGAGTGCGGCATGCCGCCACCCCGGCCGAGGCGGTCGAGTCGGCCTGGCCCGCCGCCTGACCGCCCCTGTGACGGAAAGCGCGCTCTGCTCCGCTCCCGTGCCCATGGGGGCGGGCTGCTAGCCTGAGGCCCAGCCGTCGACCCCGTGCGGGAGAGTGCCCTCGCAGCCGGCGGGGGACGCCGAAGGAGCAACCCCTCCCCGGAACCTCTCAGGCCCACGGACCGCGCGGGACAGGCGACCTCTGGAAAGAGGGGACGCACGTCCCCCGCCGAAGGTGAAAGCGTCCCGGGCCGTGGGGCGTGAATCTCTCAGGCGCCGAGACAGAGGGGGAGGCACCGTCCACACCTGGTGCGGGTGGGAACATGAGACCAGCGCACCGTGACAAGGAGCCGACCCGTGTCTGCCGACAACACCACCGCCAAGAAGACGCCGCTGTATGACGTCCACCGTGAACTCGGCGCCACCATCGTCGACTTCGCCGGTTTCCTGATGCCGCTGCGGTACGGCGGCGAGACCGCCGAGCACCGTGCGGTGCGCACCGCGGCCGGCCTGTTCGACCTGTCCCACATGGGGGAGATCTTCGTCCAGGGCCCGCAGGCCGCCCAGGCGCTGGACTACGCGCTGGTCGGCCGGCTGTCGACGGTGAAGGTCGGCCGGGCCCGCTACACCATGCTGTGCGCGCCGGACGGCGGGGTGCTGGACGACCTGATCGTCTACCGGCTGGCCGACGACCGCTTCCTGGTGGTCGCCAACGCCGCCAACGTGGCGACGGTGCATCGGGCGCTGACCGAGCGCGCCGCCTCCTTCCAGGCCGAGGTCGCCGACCGCTCCGACGACTACGCCCTGATCGCGCTGCAGGGGCCGCACTCGCAGCGGATCCTGTCGCGCTTCACCGATGTCCCGCTGGCGGAGGTGAAGTACTACGCCTGGGCCGAGGGCGCCGTCGCCGGCGTGCCGGCGCTGATCGCGCGCACCGGCTACACCGGCGAGGACGGTTTCGAGCTGTTCGTGGCCGCCGGCGACGCCGTCCGGCTGTGGCGGGAGCTGGCCGGGGCCGAGGGCGTGCTGCCGGCCGGGCTGGCGGCCCGGGACACGCTGCGGCTGGAGGCGGGCATGCCGCTGTACGGCAACGAGCTGACCGCCGAGACGACGCCGTACGAGGCGGGACTGGGCCGGGTGGTCAAGCTGGACAAGCCCGGTGATTTCGTGGGCAAGAAGGCACTGGCCGCCTACGCCGACACCCCCGCGGGCCGTAGGCTCGTGGGGTTGGTGGCGCGCGGACGCCGGGCGCCCCGCAAGGGGTACCAGGTGGTGCGGGCCGACGACGGCGCCGTGTGCGGCGTGGTGACCAGCGGCGCGCCGTCGCCCACGCTGGGCAGGCCGATCGCGATGGCCTACGTCGATCGCGGGGCCGTCGGGGCCGAGCTGGCCGTCGACGTCCGCGGCAGGCGGGAGCGGGTCGACGTGGTCGATCTGCCGTTCTACAAGCGTTCTGAGACGTCCTGAAGGCGCGTATCCGGGAGAGAGAGCAATCGTGAGCGTTCCAGAGCAGCTCCGTTACAGCGAGGAGCACGAGTGGGTGGCCGGGCTCGGCAACGAGGACGGGGTGGTGACCATCGGCATCACCGCGCACGCCGCCGACGCGCTGGGTGAGATCGTCTATCTGGAGCTGCACCGCAACGAGGGCGAGACGGTGGAGGCCGGGGAGCCCTGCGGGGAGGTGGAGTCGACCAAGTCGGTCAGCGACATCTACTCCCCGGTGACCGGCGAGATCACCGCGATCAACCAGGCGGTGATCGACGAGCCCAAGGTGATCAACGACGACCCCTACGGCGAGGGCTGGATCCTCAAGGTCCGGGTGGAGGAGGAGCCCACCGACCTGCTGGACGCCGAGTCCTACGCCAAACTGATCGAGGAGTCCTGATGAGCTTCGGCCTGCACGACTCGCTGGCGGAGGTGGATCCGGAGGTCGCCGAGGCCGTCCGGGCCGAGCTGCACCGCCAGCAGTCCACCCTGGAGATGATCGCCTCGGAGAACTTCGCCCCGGTGGCGGTGCTCCAGGCGCAGGGCTCGGTGCTGACCAACAAGTACGCCGAGGGGTACCCCGGGCGGCGCTACTACGGCGGCTGCGAGCACGTGGACGTGACCGAGCAGCTGGCGATCGACCGGGCCAAGGCGCTGTTCGGCGCCGAGCACGCCAACGTGCAGCCGCACTCGGGCGCCCAGGCCAACACCGCGGTGTACTTCGCGCTGCTGGAGCCCGGTGACACCGTGCTGGGCCTGGACCTGGCGCACGGCGGTCACCTGACGCACGGGATGCGGCTCAACTACTCCGGCAAGACGCTCAACTTCGTCCCCTACCACGTGCGCACCGAGGACGGCCGGGTGGACATGGACGAGGTGGAGCGCCTGGCCCGGGAGCACCGGCCCAAGATGATCGTGGCGGGCTGGTCGGCCTACCCGCGGCAGCTGGACTTCGCCGCCTTCCGGCGCATCGCCGACTCGGTGGGCGCGCTGCTGATGGTGGACATGGCGCACTTCGCCGGGCTGGTGGCGGCCGGGCTGCACCCCTCGCCGGTGCCGCACGCCGACGTGGTCACCACCACCACCCACAAGACGCTGGGCGGGCCGCGCGGCGGGCTGATCCTGTGCCGCGAGCAGTACGCCAAGAAGATCAACTCGGCGGTGTTCCCGGGCATGCAGGGCGGCCCGCTGGAGCATGTGATCGCGGCCAAGGCGGTGGCGCTGAAGATCGCCGCCTCCGAGGAGTTCCGCGAGCGGCAGGCCCGCACCCTGGAGGGCGCCAAGATCCTGGCCGAGCGGCTGCTGGCCGCCGACTGCGCCAAGGCCGGGGTGAAGGTGCTCACCGGCGGCACGGACGTGCACCTGGTGCTGGTGGACCTGGTGGAGTCGGAGCTGACCGGCCGGGACGCCGAGAACCTGCTGCACTCGGTGGGCATCACGGTCAACCGCAACGCGGTGCCGGGCGACCCGCGCCCGCCGATGGTCACCTCGGGCCTGCGGATCGGCACCCCCGCCCTGGCCACCCGGGGCTTTTCCGCCGACGACTTCGCCGAGGTCGCCGACATCATCGCGCTGACCCTGCAGCCCGACCCCGACATCCCCGCGCTGTCGGCCCGGGTCCGCGCCCTGGCCGAGGCGCACCCGCTGTACCCGGAGCTGTGACCGGCCCCGCCGTGGTCCCGCAGCCGGGATGCGCCCGGTTGCGGGACCACGTGCGGCCTTCCGAAATCGCAGACGATCGCGTTCGGTGTCGCGGCATATCCGACGCTGGAGGAAAAAGCCGCCGCGCCGCTTCACTCGATCATCTGCAACCATCCGTTCGTCGATGGCAACAAGCGAACGGCCTGGGCGGCCGCGGAGATCCTGCCGGTCGCGAACGGGCATGCCTCCGGCCTGACCGAGGACGAGGCGTTCGACCTCGTGCTCCGCGTCGCCACCGCGTGCTCTCAGATCGAGATCAAGGACATCGCGGCGTCGCTACGAGTGGTCCCCTACGATCCCGGGCGGTGAACGGCCGTCAGGGCGTGATGTTCATGCCGGCCAGGACGCGGGTGGCCAGCGTGGTGTCGCCGGAGACGGTGACGGTGACCTGGTCGGGGGTGCGGCGGCCGGTGGACAGCAGCAGGTAGGTCTCCCAGTCCATGCGCAGCGAGGCGGTCGGGTCGGTGAGCGGATCGACCTCGGCGGCGCGGCCGCTTTCCCCCACCGCCGCATAGCGGGTGAAGGCGATGGGGCCGGTGACCTCCAGCCTGAGGGACTGGCCGGGGCGGGCGCCGGCCCTCTTGGCCAGCACGTACGGCAGGCCGGACAGGAGGTGGTCGCGGGTGAGGCGGGCGGCGGGGGCGTCGAGGTTGCCGGAGCGGCCCACCGCGCGGCGGATGTCCTGTTCGTGGGTGTAGCAGTCGAAGGCGCGGATCCGGATGAACTGCACGTACGGGCCCGGCTTGCCGGTGGGCAGGATGACCTCCTGGTCGGGGTCCATGCCGGGCAGCTGGGCCAGCCGCCGGTCCAGCACCTCGGCCAGCTCGGCGACGACCTTCTCCGGCGGCAGCGGGCGGCGCACGTCCACGTCGATCTCCAGCATGCGGCCGAAGTCGTTGCGCACGTGCGGCAGGTGCTCGGGCAGGCGGTGGTCGGGCTGGGGCTCGCCGAGCATCATGCGTTCCACGCCGATCAGGTGGGAGAGGACATCCTTGACCGTCCAGCCGGGGCAGTCGGTGGGCCGGTCGTAGTCGGAGGGCTGCAGTTCACCGGTCAGCGCGAGCGTCGAGCGCAGGGTCTGCTCCCAGGCCGCCACGCTTTGAGCCATGTCCTCTCTCATGGCATGGGAGGGTCTCACGAGAAGGTTGCTTCAGGCAACCCTTCAGTTCTCCAGCCAGATGTAGCCGGCGAACCGGCCGGTGCGGCCCTCCCTGCGGTAGGAGTACAGCTCCGGGGACTCCAGGGTGCAGCGCGCATCGTGCCGGACGTCGGCGACCCCGGCGGCCTTGAGCTGGGCCTCGATGCCGGCGCGCAGGTCCAGGGCGGGCGTGCCGCGGCGGGTGGTGGCGCGGGCCTGCGGGACCGCGGCGGCGACCTCCTCGCGCAGCTCGGCGGGGACCTCATAGCACAGCCCGCAGGCGGCCGGGCCGATCAGCGCCGTCATCTGGGCCGGGTCCGCGCCGCGCGCGCTCATCGCCTCCACCAGGGCGGGGACGACGCCGAGCGCGGTGCCGGCCCGGCCGGAATGGGCCGCGCCGACCAGCCCGGCGACGGGGTCGGCGACCAGGACGGGGGCGCAGTCGGCCACCAGGACGGCCAGGCCCAGGCCCGGCCGGTCGGTGAAGACCGCATCCAGCCCGGGCGGATCGTCCCCGAAGGGCTCGGTGACATAGCGGACCTCGGCGCTGTGGACCTGCCGCATGAAGACCACCCGGGCGGGGTCCAGTCCCAGCTCCCGGGCGGTGGCGTGGCGGTTGCGCCGGACCGCCTCGGGGTCGTCGCCGACGGAGCCGCCGAGGTTGCGTTCATCGAACGGCGGGGCGCTCACCCCGCCCTTTCGGTCGGTGATGGCCGCCCGCACCCGATCGCCCAGCCGCATCGCGCCAGCCCTCCGTCCCCGTGCGCCGGGCTTTTTCGCCATGCCGCCCGGCTGCAGACCCACCGGCTTCGCTTCGCCGGAGAGGTTATCCCACGGCGGGCGACGGGCCGGTGGCGCGCTCGGGCGCACCACCGGCCCTGAAGGATGCGCGCGGTTACTTCAGCTTGCCGCGGGCCTTGTCCCGGGCCTGCTGGGCCTTGCTGCGGGCGTCGTCCATGATGTCCTGGGCCTGACCGGCCTGGTCCTGCCGGTCGGGCCGCATGGCCTCGGCCCGCTCGCCGCTCTTCGACCGCTGCGCCTTATTGCTTTTCGCCACGACAATTCCCCCCATTAAGTGCGACGTGGCCTTGCGCCCCCTATATACCCGGGGAGTCGAAATCATGCACCGAACTTTCGAACTTTCCAGACGCCCGTCAAATGTGTTCAAATCGGATGATTATCGGCAGATCGGGCTTGTTCGTCAGGGCGCGGCAATGAGCGGCCGGTCCTTTTTCTATCGCCGTATAAAGCTCCGCCAGATCTGCTTCTTCGGCGCAGCCGACGGTCATGGTCACCCGCGGCCGGAAGGCGGTTCCGGCGACGCGGGCCCGGGCCGTGCGCACCCCCGGCAGCCTGCGCGTCTCCACCGCCAGGCGCCGGGACGCCGCGGCGATCGCCGCGGCGTCCCGGCGCGCCGCAGTTCTGCCGGCCCATGCCCGCATCGCGGCCCACCATGGAGCCTTGCTCCGCCTCTCCTTCAGGGCACCGGTTCGCATGCCCCTTTTCTCACCCGGGGAAGGGCAAAGACACCCATGGGCGCGGCGGATCAGCGGAACACGACGGTTTTGTCGCCGTTGAGCAAGATGCGGTGCTCGCTGTGCCAGCGGACGGCGCGGGCCAGCGCCAGGCATTCCATGTCGCGGCCGACCGCCATCAGATCGGCCGGGCTGTGGGTGTGGTCGACCCGGGCGACCTCCTGTTCGATGATCGGCCCCTCGTCCAGCTCGGGGGTGACGTAGTGCGCGGTGGCGCCGATCAGCTTGACGCCGCGGGCGTGCGCCTGGTGGTAGGGCCGGGCGCCCTTGAAGCTGGGCAGGAAGGAGTGGTGGATGTTGATGATCCGGCCCGGCAGCTTGCCGCACATCTCGTCCGAGAGCACCTGCATGTAGCGGGCGAGCACCACCAGGTCCACCCGGTAGTGCTCCACCAGCGCCAGGATCT contains these protein-coding regions:
- the pgeF gene encoding peptidoglycan editing factor PgeF: MRLGDRVRAAITDRKGGVSAPPFDERNLGGSVGDDPEAVRRNRHATARELGLDPARVVFMRQVHSAEVRYVTEPFGDDPPGLDAVFTDRPGLGLAVLVADCAPVLVADPVAGLVGAAHSGRAGTALGVVPALVEAMSARGADPAQMTALIGPAACGLCYEVPAELREEVAAAVPQARATTRRGTPALDLRAGIEAQLKAAGVADVRHDARCTLESPELYSYRREGRTGRFAGYIWLEN
- a CDS encoding FadR/GntR family transcriptional regulator gives rise to the protein MLSEIDDQAHGSPQEPPSDPLAAVLRPVRAGNAFEETVERLLQIIKLGVVAHGERLPPERELAPRLGVSRVTLREAIRALQQEGYVESRRGRSGGTFVIYRTPRPQSGDLARVAEGQVEKLTDALTYRMAVETGAAQLLADMRLNETQTARLRRALEEANNADEADYRRLDARFHLTIAELTGSTLLSAACADARMRVTDLLNAIPVLKRNIEHSAQQHEAIVAAILEGDPEAARIAVVEHLEGTAALLRGFLT
- the glyA gene encoding serine hydroxymethyltransferase; translation: MSFGLHDSLAEVDPEVAEAVRAELHRQQSTLEMIASENFAPVAVLQAQGSVLTNKYAEGYPGRRYYGGCEHVDVTEQLAIDRAKALFGAEHANVQPHSGAQANTAVYFALLEPGDTVLGLDLAHGGHLTHGMRLNYSGKTLNFVPYHVRTEDGRVDMDEVERLAREHRPKMIVAGWSAYPRQLDFAAFRRIADSVGALLMVDMAHFAGLVAAGLHPSPVPHADVVTTTTHKTLGGPRGGLILCREQYAKKINSAVFPGMQGGPLEHVIAAKAVALKIAASEEFRERQARTLEGAKILAERLLAADCAKAGVKVLTGGTDVHLVLVDLVESELTGRDAENLLHSVGITVNRNAVPGDPRPPMVTSGLRIGTPALATRGFSADDFAEVADIIALTLQPDPDIPALSARVRALAEAHPLYPEL
- a CDS encoding maleylpyruvate isomerase family mycothiol-dependent enzyme; protein product: MAQSVAAWEQTLRSTLALTGELQPSDYDRPTDCPGWTVKDVLSHLIGVERMMLGEPQPDHRLPEHLPHVRNDFGRMLEIDVDVRRPLPPEKVVAELAEVLDRRLAQLPGMDPDQEVILPTGKPGPYVQFIRIRAFDCYTHEQDIRRAVGRSGNLDAPAARLTRDHLLSGLPYVLAKRAGARPGQSLRLEVTGPIAFTRYAAVGESGRAAEVDPLTDPTASLRMDWETYLLLSTGRRTPDQVTVTVSGDTTLATRVLAGMNITP
- a CDS encoding TIGR00725 family protein, with the translated sequence MAVQIAVCGPGECSPREERWARQVGRLLAERGAVVLCGGYGGVMAAAAAGARAAGGTVVGLLSGADRQGACPDLTVVVPTGLGQARNAVLVNSADAVIVVGGSWGTLSELAHAMRRGTPVVALGGWRVIDAAGGPVPGVRHAATPAEAVESAWPAA
- the gcvT gene encoding glycine cleavage system aminomethyltransferase GcvT, translated to MSADNTTAKKTPLYDVHRELGATIVDFAGFLMPLRYGGETAEHRAVRTAAGLFDLSHMGEIFVQGPQAAQALDYALVGRLSTVKVGRARYTMLCAPDGGVLDDLIVYRLADDRFLVVANAANVATVHRALTERAASFQAEVADRSDDYALIALQGPHSQRILSRFTDVPLAEVKYYAWAEGAVAGVPALIARTGYTGEDGFELFVAAGDAVRLWRELAGAEGVLPAGLAARDTLRLEAGMPLYGNELTAETTPYEAGLGRVVKLDKPGDFVGKKALAAYADTPAGRRLVGLVARGRRAPRKGYQVVRADDGAVCGVVTSGAPSPTLGRPIAMAYVDRGAVGAELAVDVRGRRERVDVVDLPFYKRSETS
- the gcvH gene encoding glycine cleavage system protein GcvH yields the protein MSVPEQLRYSEEHEWVAGLGNEDGVVTIGITAHAADALGEIVYLELHRNEGETVEAGEPCGEVESTKSVSDIYSPVTGEITAINQAVIDEPKVINDDPYGEGWILKVRVEEEPTDLLDAESYAKLIEES